In Helicoverpa zea isolate HzStark_Cry1AcR chromosome 3, ilHelZeax1.1, whole genome shotgun sequence, the following proteins share a genomic window:
- the LOC124646364 gene encoding rho-associated protein kinase 2 isoform X2 gives MESLKDEERLRRLRALEERLCDPRSTGNVDCLLDTVTALVSDCDHPAIRRMKNVEAYTSRYETFASDIVDLRMKAADFDLIKVIGRGAFGEVQLVRHKSTRQVYAMKLLSKVEMIKRSDSTFFWEERHIMAHANSEWILKLHFAFQDHKYLYMVMDYMPGGDLVSLMSNYDIPEKWAKFYTMEIVLALDVIHGMGFVHRDVKPDNMLIDKYGHLKLADFGTCMRMGPDGLVRANNAVGTPDYISPEVLQSQNGEGVYGRECDWWAVGIFLYEMLIGDPPFYADSLVGTYGKIMDHRNSLQFPDDVEISKDAKSLIRGLLTDRIKRLGKNSVNEIKQHPFFINDQWSFENLRDSVPPVVPELSSDDDTRNFDDMEKSDALDESFPVPKAFVGNHLPFVGFTYNGDYQLCSRGLKAADVVDTISNNHINNVGSEAILQLEKLLERERDGRRKLEDTQVSLCAQLEELSQRESRNKKIIADTDKELALLRHDLKEIQRKADIEAETRRKAEFNFNEAKRRLDEEQSKRAKEINNLQTYNDKINALEMQLTELREKLKQESESAAKSRKQAAELTAAQAAAAAVNDGTVASLRAQRDSLERERSTLSEELAAVKAAKQRSDAAVTEATSRLNAAHADLERSSGRLNQIMADNRQLSERVSSLEKECASLAHELRAAQHMYQQELRAHQDTQRSQLLSKQEANLELVKALQSKLNEEKTARQRSESVCQEKDRQMSMLSVDYRQMQQRLQKLEGEHRQETEKAMGLAASLEQERAARLAAGGEVAAAEAAARAAAAERDARARDLLAVRAALHDASEKLAAASAERDMHCARSEELRQQLETEQHYCFVYKSQANDMRLMLEENTRAARDSEQERSSLLHQLQLAIARADSEAIARSIAEETVGELEKEKTMKELEMRDALSQHRSELAARDALVQGLRDRDHENRATIDLQRKEVDELRRSGTALAERVASLQRLQEEVDRLNKKLNSEIMLKQQAVNKLAEIMNRKDMNPATTKNKSKMSVRKDKDYRKLQQELTREKEKFDQHISKLQRDLQDCQQQLLDEQSTRLRLAMEVDSKDVEIEQLKEKLAALTSETASQSSADAEDGETEQTLEGWLSVPFKQNIRRHGWKKQYVVVSSKKIIFYNTENDKQNTTDPVMILDLSKVFHVRSVTQGDVIRADAKDIPRIFQLLYAGEGEARRPGDLADLPAEGGDHTGNTVQHKGHDLVSITYHIPTACEVCTRPLWHMFRPPQAYECRRCRMKIHAEHVSEGEGVAACKLHADRARELLLLAPGAPDQRRWVARLARRVQRYGYRAAHHPHHDHTKLSPRDSMRSNLKSAYMNASQRSSTLPANASLPRQ, from the exons ATGGAATCGCTGAAGGACGAAGAACGTTTGCGGCGGCTGCGCGCCCTGGAGGAGCGGTTGTGTGACCCTCGCTCCACCGGCAACGTGGACTGCTTGCTGGACACCGTGACGGCGCTCGTCTCCGACTGCGACCACCCGGCTATCCGTCGCATGAAGAACGTTGAAGCATATACAAGTAGAT ATGAGACTTTTGCTTCAGACATAGTAGACCTGCGTATGAAAGCAGCagattttgatttgataaaaGTGATTGGCCGTGGGGCATTTGGTGAAGTGCAACTAGTCAGACACAAGTCTACACGTCAAGTGTATGCTATGAAGTTACTCAGTAAGGTTGAAATGATCAAAAGATCTGATTCCACATTCTTTTGGGAAGAACGGCACATAATGGCACATGCTAACTCTGAGTGGATATTAAAACTTCATTTTGCTTTTCAAGATCACAAGTATCTTTACATGGTCATGGACTATATGCCTGGCGGTGACCTTGTAAGCCTTATGTCAAACTATGACATACCTGAAAAATGGGCAAAATTCTATACAATGGAAATTGTCCTAGCATTAGACGTAATTCATGGTATGGGTTTTGTACACCGAGATGTAAAACCAGATAATATGCTAATCGACAAATATGGCCATCTAAAACTAGCTGATTTTGGTACCTGTATGAGAATGGGACCTGATGGACTTGTGAGGGCGAATAATGCTGTTGGCACTCCTGATTATATCTCACCTGAAGTTTTACAGTCACAGAATGGTGAGGGGGTGTATGGTCGGGAATGTGACTGGTGGGCTGTGggaatatttttgtatgaaatgttAATTGGTGATCCTCCATTTTATGCAGACAGTTTGGTCGGTACATATGGTAAAATCATGGACCATCGGAATTCACTACAGTTTCCCGATGATGTTGAAATCTCAAAGGATGCCAAATCCCTGATCAGAGGTCTTCTAACAGACCGAATAAAAAGATTAGGTAAAAATAGTGTTAATGAAATCAAGCAACATCCATTCTTTATCAATGACCAGTGGAGTTTTGAAAATTTGAGAGATTCTGTACCACCAGTTGTGCCTGAATTATCTAGTGATGATGATACAAGGAATTTTGATGATATGGAAAAGTCTGATGCCTTGGATGAATCTTTTCCTGTGCCCAAAGCTTTTGTAGGTAATCATTTGCCATTTGTTGGCTTTACATACAATGGTGATTATCAGTTATGCTCCAGAGGACTAAAGGCAGCAGATGTAGTAGACACTATTTCTAATAATCATATTAATAATGTTGGATCTGAAGCTATATTGCAGCTAGAGAAATTACTTGAACGAGAAAGAGATGGTAGACGAAAATTGGAGGACACCCAAGTAAGTTTATGTGCTCAGTTAGAAGAATTGTCTCAGAGGgaatctagaaataaaaaaattattgcTGATACAGATAAAGAATTAGCTTTATTACGACACGATCTGAAAGAGATACAAAGGAAAGCTGACATTGAAGCAGAGACAAGAAGAAAAGCGGAATTTAATTTCAACGAAGCAAAGCGGCGGCTTGATGAGGAGCAAAGCAAACGAGCGAAAGAAATAAACAATCTACAAACATACAACGACAAAATAAATGCTCTGGAAATGCAATTGACAGAGTTGCGTGAAAAATTAAAGCAAGAATCTGAGTCCGCTGCCAAGTCGAGGAAACAAGCGGCCGAGCTGACAGCTGCGCAGGCCGCAGCCGCTGCTGTTAATGATGGCACAGTGGCGAGTTTGCGAGCTCAGCGAGACAGCCTGGAGAGGGAACGGAGTACTCTATCGGAGGAACTTGCTGCTGTAAAGGCAGCTAAACAGCGTTCAGACGCAGCTGTCACAGAAGCCACTAGCAGATTGAACGCAGCTCATGCTGATCTCGAACGATCTTCGGGCAGGCTTAATCAAATCATGGCGGATAACAGGCAGCTTTCAGAACGCGTGTCGTCGCTGGAAAAGGAATGCGCGTCGCTGGCGCACGAGCTGCGCGCCGCCCAGCACATGTACCAGCAGGAGCTGCGCGCGCACCAGGACACGCAGCGCTCGCAGTTGCTCTCTAAACAAGAAGCCAACTTGGAGCTTGTCAAGG CTCTTCAATCCAAACTGAACGAGGAGAAGACGGCGAGGCAGCGCTCCGAGTCCGTGTGCCAGGAGAAAGATCGCCAGATGTCCATGCTCAGCGTCGACTACCGGCAGATGCAGCAGCGCCTGCAGAAGCTAGAGGGAGAACATCGACAGGAAACTGAGAAG GCGATGGGGTTAGCGGCTTCGCTGGAACAGGAGCGCGCGGCTCGGCTGGCGGCGGGCGGCGAGGTGGCGGCGGCcgaggcggcggcgcgcgcggcggcggccgAGCGGGACGCGCGCGCCCGCGACCTGCTCGCCGTCAGGGCGGCGCTGCACGACGCCTCCGAGAAACTCGCCGCTGCCTCTGCGGAGCGCGACATGCACTGCGCGAGG AGCGAGGAGCTACGCCAGCAGCTAGAGACGGAACAGCACTACTGCTTCGTGTACAAGAGCCAGGCGAACGACATGCGTCTGATGCTGGAGGAGAACACGCGGGCGGCGCGAGACTCCGAGCAGGAGCGCTCCAGCCTGCTGCACCAGCTGCAGCTCGCCATCgcgcgcgccgactccgaggcCATCGCCAG ATCGATAGCAGAAGAGACAGTAGGCGAGCTAGAGAAGGAGAAGACGATGAAAGAGTTGGAGATGCGCGATGCGCTGTCTCAGCATCGCAGCGAGCTGGCGGCGAGAGACGCACTCGTGCAGGGGCTGCGGGACCGGGACCACGAGAACAGGGCTACCATTGATCTGcagaggaag GAGGTGGACGAGCTCCGCCGCAGTGGTACTGCTCTGGCCGAGCGCGTGGCGTCACTGCAGCGCTTGCAGGAGGAAGTGGACCGGCTCAACAAGAAGCTTAACTCCGAGATCATGCTGAAGCAGCAAGCTGTCAACAAACTTGCTGAGATCATGAACAG AAAAGACATGAACCCCGCGACGACGAAGAACAAGAGCAAGATGTCGGTGCGCAAGGACAAGGACTACCGCAAGCTGCAGCAGGAACTGACTCGCGAGAAGGAGAAGTTCGACCAGCACATCTCCAAGCTGCAGCGCGACCTGCAGGACTGTCAGCAGCAGCTGTTGGATGAACAGTCCACGAGGCTGCGACTCGCCATGGAG GTTGACAGCAAAGACGTGGAAATCGAACAGCTGAAAGAGAAACTGGCGGCTCTAACAAGCGAGACTGCTTCACAATCATCAGCTGATGCAGAAGACGGCGAGACGGAACAGACCCTCGAGGGCTGGCTCTCCGTGCCCTTCAAGCAGAACATTCGCCGACACGGATGGAAGAAACAATACGTTGTCGTGTCCTCCAAGAAGATCATATTCTATAACACCGAGAACGACAAGCAGAATACTACGGATCCTGTCATGATTTTGGATCTGag CAAAGTGTTCCACGTGCGTTCAGTGACGCAAGGCGACGTGATCCGCGCGGACGCGAAGGACATCCCGCGCATCTTCCAGCTGCTGTACGCCGGCGAGGGCGAGGCCAGGCGGCCCGGCGACCTCGCCGACCTGCCTGCCGAGGGCGGCGACCATACTG GCAACACGGTGCAGCACAAGGGGCACGACCTGGTGAGCATCACGTACCACATCCCCACCGCCTGCGAGGTGTGCACGCGCCCGCTGTGGCACATGTTCCGCCCGCCGCAGGCCTACGAGTGCCGAC GGTGCCGCATGAAGATCCACGCGGAGCACGTGTCGGAGGGCGAGGGCGTGGCGGCGTGCAAGCTGCACGCGGACCGCGCGCGCGAGCTGCTGCTGCTGGCGCCCGGCGCGCCCGACCAGCGCCGCTGGGTGGCGCGCCTCGCCCGCCGCGTGCAGCGCTACGGCTACCGCGCCGCGCACCACCCGCACCACGACCACACCAAGCTCTCGCCCAG GGACTCGATGCGCTCCAACCTGAAGTCGGCGTACATGAACGCGTCACAGCGCAGCTCGACGTTGCCGGCCAACGCGTCGCTGCCGCGGCAGTGA
- the LOC124646364 gene encoding rho-associated protein kinase 2 isoform X1 translates to MESLKDEERLRRLRALEERLCDPRSTGNVDCLLDTVTALVSDCDHPAIRRMKNVEAYTSRYETFASDIVDLRMKAADFDLIKVIGRGAFGEVQLVRHKSTRQVYAMKLLSKVEMIKRSDSTFFWEERHIMAHANSEWILKLHFAFQDHKYLYMVMDYMPGGDLVSLMSNYDIPEKWAKFYTMEIVLALDVIHGMGFVHRDVKPDNMLIDKYGHLKLADFGTCMRMGPDGLVRANNAVGTPDYISPEVLQSQNGEGVYGRECDWWAVGIFLYEMLIGDPPFYADSLVGTYGKIMDHRNSLQFPDDVEISKDAKSLIRGLLTDRIKRLGKNSVNEIKQHPFFINDQWSFENLRDSVPPVVPELSSDDDTRNFDDMEKSDALDESFPVPKAFVGNHLPFVGFTYNGDYQLCSRGLKAADVVDTISNNHINNVGSEAILQLEKLLERERDGRRKLEDTQVSLCAQLEELSQRESRNKKIIADTDKELALLRHDLKEIQRKADIEAETRRKAEFNFNEAKRRLDEEQSKRAKEINNLQTYNDKINALEMQLTELREKLKQESESAAKSRKQAAELTAAQAAAAAVNDGTVASLRAQRDSLERERSTLSEELAAVKAAKQRSDAAVTEATSRLNAAHADLERSSGRLNQIMADNRQLSERVSSLEKECASLAHELRAAQHMYQQELRAHQDTQRSQLLSKQEANLELVKGESLQSKLNEEKTARQRSESVCQEKDRQMSMLSVDYRQMQQRLQKLEGEHRQETEKAMGLAASLEQERAARLAAGGEVAAAEAAARAAAAERDARARDLLAVRAALHDASEKLAAASAERDMHCARSEELRQQLETEQHYCFVYKSQANDMRLMLEENTRAARDSEQERSSLLHQLQLAIARADSEAIARSIAEETVGELEKEKTMKELEMRDALSQHRSELAARDALVQGLRDRDHENRATIDLQRKEVDELRRSGTALAERVASLQRLQEEVDRLNKKLNSEIMLKQQAVNKLAEIMNRKDMNPATTKNKSKMSVRKDKDYRKLQQELTREKEKFDQHISKLQRDLQDCQQQLLDEQSTRLRLAMEVDSKDVEIEQLKEKLAALTSETASQSSADAEDGETEQTLEGWLSVPFKQNIRRHGWKKQYVVVSSKKIIFYNTENDKQNTTDPVMILDLSKVFHVRSVTQGDVIRADAKDIPRIFQLLYAGEGEARRPGDLADLPAEGGDHTGNTVQHKGHDLVSITYHIPTACEVCTRPLWHMFRPPQAYECRRCRMKIHAEHVSEGEGVAACKLHADRARELLLLAPGAPDQRRWVARLARRVQRYGYRAAHHPHHDHTKLSPRDSMRSNLKSAYMNASQRSSTLPANASLPRQ, encoded by the exons ATGGAATCGCTGAAGGACGAAGAACGTTTGCGGCGGCTGCGCGCCCTGGAGGAGCGGTTGTGTGACCCTCGCTCCACCGGCAACGTGGACTGCTTGCTGGACACCGTGACGGCGCTCGTCTCCGACTGCGACCACCCGGCTATCCGTCGCATGAAGAACGTTGAAGCATATACAAGTAGAT ATGAGACTTTTGCTTCAGACATAGTAGACCTGCGTATGAAAGCAGCagattttgatttgataaaaGTGATTGGCCGTGGGGCATTTGGTGAAGTGCAACTAGTCAGACACAAGTCTACACGTCAAGTGTATGCTATGAAGTTACTCAGTAAGGTTGAAATGATCAAAAGATCTGATTCCACATTCTTTTGGGAAGAACGGCACATAATGGCACATGCTAACTCTGAGTGGATATTAAAACTTCATTTTGCTTTTCAAGATCACAAGTATCTTTACATGGTCATGGACTATATGCCTGGCGGTGACCTTGTAAGCCTTATGTCAAACTATGACATACCTGAAAAATGGGCAAAATTCTATACAATGGAAATTGTCCTAGCATTAGACGTAATTCATGGTATGGGTTTTGTACACCGAGATGTAAAACCAGATAATATGCTAATCGACAAATATGGCCATCTAAAACTAGCTGATTTTGGTACCTGTATGAGAATGGGACCTGATGGACTTGTGAGGGCGAATAATGCTGTTGGCACTCCTGATTATATCTCACCTGAAGTTTTACAGTCACAGAATGGTGAGGGGGTGTATGGTCGGGAATGTGACTGGTGGGCTGTGggaatatttttgtatgaaatgttAATTGGTGATCCTCCATTTTATGCAGACAGTTTGGTCGGTACATATGGTAAAATCATGGACCATCGGAATTCACTACAGTTTCCCGATGATGTTGAAATCTCAAAGGATGCCAAATCCCTGATCAGAGGTCTTCTAACAGACCGAATAAAAAGATTAGGTAAAAATAGTGTTAATGAAATCAAGCAACATCCATTCTTTATCAATGACCAGTGGAGTTTTGAAAATTTGAGAGATTCTGTACCACCAGTTGTGCCTGAATTATCTAGTGATGATGATACAAGGAATTTTGATGATATGGAAAAGTCTGATGCCTTGGATGAATCTTTTCCTGTGCCCAAAGCTTTTGTAGGTAATCATTTGCCATTTGTTGGCTTTACATACAATGGTGATTATCAGTTATGCTCCAGAGGACTAAAGGCAGCAGATGTAGTAGACACTATTTCTAATAATCATATTAATAATGTTGGATCTGAAGCTATATTGCAGCTAGAGAAATTACTTGAACGAGAAAGAGATGGTAGACGAAAATTGGAGGACACCCAAGTAAGTTTATGTGCTCAGTTAGAAGAATTGTCTCAGAGGgaatctagaaataaaaaaattattgcTGATACAGATAAAGAATTAGCTTTATTACGACACGATCTGAAAGAGATACAAAGGAAAGCTGACATTGAAGCAGAGACAAGAAGAAAAGCGGAATTTAATTTCAACGAAGCAAAGCGGCGGCTTGATGAGGAGCAAAGCAAACGAGCGAAAGAAATAAACAATCTACAAACATACAACGACAAAATAAATGCTCTGGAAATGCAATTGACAGAGTTGCGTGAAAAATTAAAGCAAGAATCTGAGTCCGCTGCCAAGTCGAGGAAACAAGCGGCCGAGCTGACAGCTGCGCAGGCCGCAGCCGCTGCTGTTAATGATGGCACAGTGGCGAGTTTGCGAGCTCAGCGAGACAGCCTGGAGAGGGAACGGAGTACTCTATCGGAGGAACTTGCTGCTGTAAAGGCAGCTAAACAGCGTTCAGACGCAGCTGTCACAGAAGCCACTAGCAGATTGAACGCAGCTCATGCTGATCTCGAACGATCTTCGGGCAGGCTTAATCAAATCATGGCGGATAACAGGCAGCTTTCAGAACGCGTGTCGTCGCTGGAAAAGGAATGCGCGTCGCTGGCGCACGAGCTGCGCGCCGCCCAGCACATGTACCAGCAGGAGCTGCGCGCGCACCAGGACACGCAGCGCTCGCAGTTGCTCTCTAAACAAGAAGCCAACTTGGAGCTTGTCAAGGGTGAGT CTCTTCAATCCAAACTGAACGAGGAGAAGACGGCGAGGCAGCGCTCCGAGTCCGTGTGCCAGGAGAAAGATCGCCAGATGTCCATGCTCAGCGTCGACTACCGGCAGATGCAGCAGCGCCTGCAGAAGCTAGAGGGAGAACATCGACAGGAAACTGAGAAG GCGATGGGGTTAGCGGCTTCGCTGGAACAGGAGCGCGCGGCTCGGCTGGCGGCGGGCGGCGAGGTGGCGGCGGCcgaggcggcggcgcgcgcggcggcggccgAGCGGGACGCGCGCGCCCGCGACCTGCTCGCCGTCAGGGCGGCGCTGCACGACGCCTCCGAGAAACTCGCCGCTGCCTCTGCGGAGCGCGACATGCACTGCGCGAGG AGCGAGGAGCTACGCCAGCAGCTAGAGACGGAACAGCACTACTGCTTCGTGTACAAGAGCCAGGCGAACGACATGCGTCTGATGCTGGAGGAGAACACGCGGGCGGCGCGAGACTCCGAGCAGGAGCGCTCCAGCCTGCTGCACCAGCTGCAGCTCGCCATCgcgcgcgccgactccgaggcCATCGCCAG ATCGATAGCAGAAGAGACAGTAGGCGAGCTAGAGAAGGAGAAGACGATGAAAGAGTTGGAGATGCGCGATGCGCTGTCTCAGCATCGCAGCGAGCTGGCGGCGAGAGACGCACTCGTGCAGGGGCTGCGGGACCGGGACCACGAGAACAGGGCTACCATTGATCTGcagaggaag GAGGTGGACGAGCTCCGCCGCAGTGGTACTGCTCTGGCCGAGCGCGTGGCGTCACTGCAGCGCTTGCAGGAGGAAGTGGACCGGCTCAACAAGAAGCTTAACTCCGAGATCATGCTGAAGCAGCAAGCTGTCAACAAACTTGCTGAGATCATGAACAG AAAAGACATGAACCCCGCGACGACGAAGAACAAGAGCAAGATGTCGGTGCGCAAGGACAAGGACTACCGCAAGCTGCAGCAGGAACTGACTCGCGAGAAGGAGAAGTTCGACCAGCACATCTCCAAGCTGCAGCGCGACCTGCAGGACTGTCAGCAGCAGCTGTTGGATGAACAGTCCACGAGGCTGCGACTCGCCATGGAG GTTGACAGCAAAGACGTGGAAATCGAACAGCTGAAAGAGAAACTGGCGGCTCTAACAAGCGAGACTGCTTCACAATCATCAGCTGATGCAGAAGACGGCGAGACGGAACAGACCCTCGAGGGCTGGCTCTCCGTGCCCTTCAAGCAGAACATTCGCCGACACGGATGGAAGAAACAATACGTTGTCGTGTCCTCCAAGAAGATCATATTCTATAACACCGAGAACGACAAGCAGAATACTACGGATCCTGTCATGATTTTGGATCTGag CAAAGTGTTCCACGTGCGTTCAGTGACGCAAGGCGACGTGATCCGCGCGGACGCGAAGGACATCCCGCGCATCTTCCAGCTGCTGTACGCCGGCGAGGGCGAGGCCAGGCGGCCCGGCGACCTCGCCGACCTGCCTGCCGAGGGCGGCGACCATACTG GCAACACGGTGCAGCACAAGGGGCACGACCTGGTGAGCATCACGTACCACATCCCCACCGCCTGCGAGGTGTGCACGCGCCCGCTGTGGCACATGTTCCGCCCGCCGCAGGCCTACGAGTGCCGAC GGTGCCGCATGAAGATCCACGCGGAGCACGTGTCGGAGGGCGAGGGCGTGGCGGCGTGCAAGCTGCACGCGGACCGCGCGCGCGAGCTGCTGCTGCTGGCGCCCGGCGCGCCCGACCAGCGCCGCTGGGTGGCGCGCCTCGCCCGCCGCGTGCAGCGCTACGGCTACCGCGCCGCGCACCACCCGCACCACGACCACACCAAGCTCTCGCCCAG GGACTCGATGCGCTCCAACCTGAAGTCGGCGTACATGAACGCGTCACAGCGCAGCTCGACGTTGCCGGCCAACGCGTCGCTGCCGCGGCAGTGA